TGGTGGGTAGCCGGCGAGATCGAGCACTTCACGATGGCCAACGGTGGCCGCATCGCCAACCTCGGGTTCATCAGCACGAGTGTGGGCACCGTGGTGATCGACACGGGCACCTCGCTGGCCCACGGCAAGGCCCTGCGGGCGCTCATCGAGCAGACGGTGGATTCACCGATCGTGCGCGTGTTCAACACCCATCAACATCCCGACCACGTGCTCGGTAACGGTGCCTTCGCGGACGTGCCCATCGAGGCTCTGGCCGCGACCCGAGATGGCCTGCGTGAGAACGGCGGTGCGCTCCTCGACAACGTGTATCGCATGTTGGGCCCGTGGATGCGGGGCACGGAGCTGCAGCTGCCGACGGCGGAGGCGACCCCCCGCACGATGACGCTCGGCGATCACGAGCTGGAGATCCTCGCCTTCGATGGCCATACGGACGGCGACCTCGTGATCTACGACCGCACCACAGGCGTGCTGTTCTGTGGCGATCTCTGCTTCCACCAACGGGCGCCGACCACACCGGATGCGGACATCGACCGTTGGTTGGCGACGCTGCGAGCCCTGGACGCCCTTGGCGCGAAGCAGATCGTCCCCGGCCACGGCCCCATCATCGGCGCCGAGGACTCCGCCCTACGCCTGAACGCCGACTACCTCGAGTGGTTGGACGGGCTCGTACGGGCGGCGGTGGAGGAGGGGCGCTTGATGCCCGAGTTGATGGAGCAGCCGCTGCCGGCGCGCTTCGGTCCCATCTCCTCGCCGCGCGCCGAGTACGCGCGATCGATCATGCACCTCTACCCGCTGTACGAGGCCGCACTGTTTGGTCCCGCCGAAGGGGGCGATGGGGGTCAGCGGTAGTCGACCAGTTCGTACTGGATCGAGCCACCCTCGAAGAGATCCGCCTCCAGCGGTTCCTCACGCAGGAGTTTCACCAAGCCCACGCCCGGTGCGTACCACTCGGTCTGCGTGATCGGCACGGTGATGAAGCCCTGGCGCGCATCGCCGTAGAGCTCGAGGGAACCTTCCCCCACCACCCGCACGCAGTTCTCGAAACGTCCCGCCGGGGTGGTGATGATGTCGTCGGTGGCCTCGATGATCATCGTGAGGGAGATCGAGAACTGCACCGATAGATCCGCACCCAAGGGCACCGTTCGGCGCAGGGCGTAGGGGTGGGTCGACAGCTGCCAGGTACTGCCCAAGGTCGGCGGCAACGGCAGCACCTGGCGCGCGGGCACGTCGCGCTGGGCCTCGAGTTCGGTGGCGTTGCGAAGGGCGATTCGCTCGATGCTGGCGTCGCTGCGGGTGAAGTGGTACTCGTTGCCGAGCACATCGAAGCGCCGGTACACCCGACCCGGCACCCCTTGCACTTTGATCGGCTTGAGCGTGCGAACCTCATGCAGCGGCAACCCGGCGGGCGGCGTGGGAGCGCCCTTCACGTCCACCCGGTAGGTCCATTCGTGTCCCGGTTGCAGGGGGAAGAAGTCGCTGGGATCAGCGGATCGCGTACACCCGTTGAGGCCAACGAATACCAGGGCAACGATGCCGAATCGACGAAGGAGGGCGTTGCTCATTTCTCTGGCAACGCCGGGTCTGGCACGTCGTAGAACTCGATGAGCTGCTGGTCTGGCGCCAAGCGCACGGCGCCGACGTTCGTGCGCCGACCGTCCTCGATAATCCGCCGACCCATCTGCAGTCGGCCCTGACCCATACGTCGCTCGGCCGCCTCGATCGACTGATGCAGCTCGGTGTTGTAGGGCAGCTCGTAGGCGCGCGGGTGCACCGCAGGACCATCGTCGGTGACGGTCACCACCCACAGGTCGATACCTCCCTGCGTGTTGGTCTTCTCGTCAGGCTCGCGCACCCAGGAGCTTAGGAGCAGAAACTGCTCGGGCAGCACCTGCGGGGCCGGCCAACCGCTCACCTGGCGCCAGCCGTGGTAGCTCGCGACGCAGAAGACGAAGAGCAGTGCCGACACGGCGACCTTCATCCACATGGCCTGTTGGCCACGGACCCAGATGCTGATCAGGATGGCGAGGGTGACCGCGTAGGCGAGCGCCAGGGTGACGGTGAGGCCGCTCATCATAGGGTGTCCACGGAGACCAGCGCCTTCGCCAGGGTGTTGATGTTGCTCACCTCGCCCTCACTATCGAGGGTGAAGCGCACGGCGGTGCGTTCCTCCCCCTTGTCCCTCAGCGTGACCTCCTCGTAGTAGAGGATCTCCAGCACGGGATTGACCCGTGCCACCCTTACGTTCACATCCACAGGGTTACCAGTCTCCGAATCGTAGTAGTGCAGGTTGACCACGTACTCGCCTTGCGTCCACCCGCGCAGGGTCACCACCTCTTGGTTAAGAGGGTTGATCACTTCACGACCGTCCACGAGCATCTGGTCATTGCTGATACCGCGGTCGTCGCGGTCGAGGTGCATGAAACCTGCGGAGGGGTTGTTGAACCAGATGACGTTGCCAGTCGGATCCTCGACCCACATGTCCACGTCGTCCGGGAGGTTGTCGCCCCAGGTCGCCGAGATCAGGTACTCCGCCTTGATGTCGATGCGGCCTTGCTCGGTGGGTGGGTGCAGAAAGATCAGCGCCACGATGAACAGAAAGGTGAACGCCAGGAGGGCGTTGAACAGGAGATCCGTGAAGGGATCCTGCTCAGCCGGCAGAGGACGCAGGCGCTGACGCACGAGCGGCGAACCCCTCTTTCAAATCGCGCTCGGCGAAGAACACGGTGTCCGCCACCAGGCGCCGGGCGCCGAAATCGAGCCACAGGTACTGCACGCTCAGGACAGCGCTCACCACGAGCCCCACAAGCGTGGTATTCAAGGCGACCCCCATGCCCTGGGTCATCTCCGAGAGCAGCGACTGCACGGTGGAGAATTCGATGGAGTCGATCACGACCGCACTGCGAAGCATCAGGATGAAGCCGATCACCGTGCCAAGTAGTCCGAGGCGGATGCTGAGGTTGGTGAGGAACCAGCCGAACTCGTAGGGCGCATGCACGCGGTCGTTGAAGACGTCCGTGAGGTTCTGCGAAGACTCATCAGCGCCGCGCCCGGCGGCGGTGGCGACCGCGCCCAGGTAGGCGTGCACCAAGGAGGTCGACGCCGCGCGCGGAGTGCCCAAGGCGAGTAGGGGCGCGAGGTCGCCGTCGCGTTCGTAGCGTCGCGCCAAGGCATCGATGGCGTCGAGTTCTCGTGAGAGGGTGAGGGCGCGCCACGCGCCGTGCAGCAGTCCACCCAGCAACAGGAGCAGAATAAGGATGCTCAGGCGCGTGATATCCCCCTGCACCAAACGGCCCAGGAGGCCCAGTTCGGCGGCCAGGTAGGTGCCGAAGGCGACGAGGGCGGCGAAGACCAACCACTGGGTGAAGAGAAGGCCCTGGGGCCAACGGGCGGACATCGATCGTTAGTCTATGAGGGTGCGTTCACGAGGCATGCAGTCGAGACTATCAGTGGAGACTCGAGCGGGTAAACTCGTGGCATGGGGTGCGCTTTCGAGGCTTGCGGATAATCCGCGGCCGAGTCGACATGTCGCCCGAAGGGGGAATCGCGATGCGCTTGCTTGGATGGTTTGCCGTGATGGTGCTGGCGGGGTGTTCGGGTGCCACGCTGGCGGAGCAGCACGCTGCGGATCCGATCTACCAGCGTTCCGTGATGGCCGACCAGGCCACCGCGTACGACGCGGTGTACCACTCGCTCGAGGAGAGCCGCTTTTGGGTCATTGCCGAACCGAACATCGGTAAATCCCTGGCGAGAAACGCCGAGCGCTGGGGAGAGAACTTCAACCGCAACGGTTACGAGGCCGTTCGCAGTCTTGTGTTCTGCAGTCCCTGGTACGCGAACGAGCTCAGCAATCTCGATCCACGGGCCCTCGCGATGTGCCCCTTCAGCGCCACGATGCTGTATCGAGACGGCGAAGCGACCGTGCTGTTCGAGCGGCCTACGACGGTGGTGAATGAGGGACCGGCCAAGGAGTTGGTGGCGCGCCTCGAAGCGGCGGTCGTGGAGGCGCTGGATCGGGCGATCGCTGAGTTGGCGGATGACGGCGCGCAGGGCGGGGCCGAGTCGGCGGACGACTAGGGCATCGATTAGGTTCGATCGTGCCCGGGTGCGCTGAGCATCCTCGCATAGCTCAGGCGGATAGCGTGTTGCCGTCGCCTTGCGTCGGATGTCTGGCGCGCTTACGGGAGGCTGCGACGCCGATCGGTACCGGGTTGCCGCATTGGGTGCTGGTCGCCCGAATTCGAGCGTCCTGTGCCTGTGGTGGGGCCGGCTCGCGCGGCGAGAGCACGTTCGATCGCCGGACGCGATTCTCGTGCGTGCCAAGGGGGGGGACAGGGGTGCCGAAGGCGGGGGAGAGGATGGTAGGCGCGGCTGGGATCGAACCAGCGACCACCACCATGTCAAGGTGGTGCTCTACCGCTGAGCTACGCGCCTTCCGAAGAGCCGCAAAGTGTATCCACATGGACCCGAGCAGGCAAGCCACTGACCTCGGGCCTCTGCACTGGATCACGCTTGGGGTTGGAAGGTCCCGTCCGTGCGCGTGAGTCTGCACGGAGGCCCCTTCGACGGGCGCACCTTCGAGCGCCGGGACTGCCGCGTCGGGCTTCTGCTTCTGGTCACTGGCGTGTCGGCCCGAGGGTTAGACCACCAGCTCTACCGCGTGCGTGCCCAGTCCGGCGACCGTTTCGCTGCGAGCGTCGAGCCGGACGGGGACGGCGACGGCGAGTGCCACCGCGTCCTGCTGCCGGGCACGGTCTGAGCCCAGGCTCACTCGTATTTGCAGGTGACCTCATCGACGGTCCAGAAGCGCGCCACGCTGGCGCTAAGGCGCAGCAGGTACTCGTTCTGCACGGCCAAGGCCTCGCGCTCGCGTGCGCTGGCGTCGGTGCAGGAGTGGGAGTCGTAGCGGCCGCTGTGGTGCTGCAGGTAGTGCACGAGCTCGTGCACGTAAAGGGAGCTCACCTCCGGCCCCTGCTGGTCTCGGAACCGCTCGTCGATGTAGATGACGTCCTCGTCGTTGTACCAACCCACGGCGCGGCATTCCCGCCCGTTGCACACGTGCTCGACGAAGAACTCGTGGCTGCGCCAGACGATCTCCGGGGGCGCCTCGGGGGCGGGGTAGCCGGAGAGGGTGGACGCCCAGCTCATGAGTGTTGCCAACAGTTCCTTTTCCAAGCCGCTCTCCTCGACTGATCCGAGTGAGCCCGCCCGGATCTCAGATGACCCGTGCTTGGGCGCCGGGCGCTGGGGAGATCCCAACGCGCCTCAAGAACACAGTTCGTTCCAACGACCGCTTTGGAGTTTCATCGGATCGAGAGGGTTCACTGAGTTCTTCGCGGCGTTGGCCGAGTGGGCGCCATGATGATGCCTGTGGCAGCGTCGACGAGCCGGGTCGCTGCAGCCGATTTCCGAGCACCCAATCGCCGCGAGTGGTGGGGATCGTCGCCCAACGGTCAGGCGGATGAAAGTATACTGCCCCGATCGTCGCTAATAAGCCCGTACAGCAAAGGAGGGCGACCCCATGCTGCACCGTTTGATAGCGGCGTTATTGCGGCTACTGCGTGCAGTGGTCGGAGGCGGCAACAAGGAGGCCGGCCAGATGAAAGACCGTTGTGCTGGCGGCGGATCCGACGGCGATGGGAAGCCCCCTGGCGACACCGGGGACGATGACAACTACCCACCGCCGCCGACCCATGATGACGGCAAGGGCCCGAAGGAAGACATCACCTATCGGGATCAGGTCGTCGAAGTGAACATAAAGTCTGATTTCGAAGGAGAGATCACAATGAACGAAGCCACCAAGAAGGCAGTGGATGACCTCAAGGCGGCCTGCGATGCGTTCCTGGGGGATCCGTCAAAGTCCGAAGCGCTGAAGTCGGCAATGGCGGCGGTCAGCAAGACCGAGGAGGTGGGCGGCAGCACCAGCGGCGGCGATGCGCCCGGGACCAACAGCCCTGGCGGTGGGGGTGGTCTGCCTCCCTTCGTTACCGTGAATGTGAACGTGACGAAACCGGACTAAGCGCACTTCGGTGCGCTGAGGGCGTCGCGGCAGGCGCCCTCAGCTACTCGAACTAAAGCGAAGCTATCGCCTCCAGGACTTCTAGCAGTCTTGGGTGGCCGTCGGGCACAACGGCCTGCCGTATCTGCAACGCTTCCTCCAAGTACCGACGGGCTTCGGCGGTTTGCCCTAGGTCGCGAAGCACCTTCCCGTATCCGAGCAGCGTGCTCGAGCGGAAAACAAGCTCCTCTGGAAGTACCGCCAGCGCCTGACCATATAGCGAATGGGCTTGCGCGAGATCTCCCCGAAGGTAAACAACGCTCGCCAAGCGTGTTAGGTGCATGCCTACGTTCGGATGGGTTGGTCCCAGAGCCTCACGGTCTATCTCCGTGGCTGAGCCGTAGGCGGCTTCTGCGTCTGCGAGGGCCCCCATCTGCACCAGGAGATCGCCCAGATTGAAGTAGGTCGCAGCCGTGAGTGTGTGGGTCTCACCGAAGGCCGTCTTACGAACGGCGAGCGCCTCCATGTACTGACCTCGTGCCTCCTCGTACTGTTCCAAGTCGGTGAGGGCCCGCGCGAGATCTGAGCGTGTACGCGCAACGAATTCGTGGCTTGGATCCAGTCGCTCGAGCTGGATGTCCAAGGCCTCTTGATGAAGTGCCTTAGCCTCAGCGGCCTTGCCGAGGGCACGCATCATGGCACCGCGCTGGTTGAGAAGGATGGCAACGTCGTGATGTCGGGTGCCAAATCGTTCCTTGTAGACAACTAGCGCGTCAGCGTTCGCCTGCACTGCTTCGTCCCAGCCGTCGAGGCGGAACATTAGTTCTGCGTAATTGCTTAGGGTGTCCGCGTACTCCAGGGTTTGCGTTCCCTCGGCAGATCGAAACAGCGCGAGCGACTCACCATAGCGGTCGCGCGCGGCAGAGATCTCGCCGATTTGTGCGAGGGTGAACGCAACCCCGCCTTCGATGGCGGCAAGCTCCAGTGCCTGGCCGCCAAGCGCGAGCGCCTCATCGCGAGCATCCTCGAATCGGAGCAGTGAGGGTTGGTAGCTCCCCGTCTCACGAAGGCCCTCTGCGAGCAGGCGATACACTTCAAGTAGCCCTGGATCTGGAGAGACGAGCAACTGCTCGCGTATGTGCATAGCATCCGAGGCAAGCTGAACTTGCTCCTGGTAGAGCCCCAGGGCCTGATATAGCTTACCTAGGGTGACCATCAGGCGCGCACGTACCTGAGGTGTTTGATCTAGTTCCTCGTAGAGGCGGGTGCGCGTATCGGCCAGCAGATCGCGTACGAGGATGCGATCACCTGCGCCAATTGTGGGATCCCAGGACTGGAAGATGTTCTCCAGGAACGCGGCGGTCTGGGTGGCCTTGGCACTCTCGGCTTGGGCCACCGTGTAGGCCTCGCGCACGCGTTCGGACTGAATCGTCGCGGTGACCGCCCAGCCACTCAACAACACGGCGAACATCGCCACCGCCGCGCTCGCCAGCGGATGGCGGCGCAGGAACTTCCAACTGTTGTACGCCATGCTCGGCGCGCGCGCAGCCACCGGCTTGCCGTCGAGGTAGGCCCGAAGATCGGCCGCGAAGGCCTCCATCGACAGGTAGCGGTCCTCGGTCTCGCGGGCCACGGCGCGCATGACGATGGCGTCGAGATCGCCCCGCAGCTCGCGCTCGCGCTGCTGCAGTTCCTTGCGGTAGGCACCGCCGTCCAGGGGCGCGTCGAGCACGGGGACGGCGGAGTTGTCGGGGAGGGTGTTGCCGTCGCTGCCCGACTGGCGGCTGTCCACGCGCAAGGCTTGGCTCGGGCGGGTGGCGCCGACCTCGCAGATCTCCCGCGCCAGCACGTAGAGATCGGCGCCTCGGCTGAAGGGCCGGCGGCCGGTGAGCAGTTCGTAGAGCACGATGCCGAGCTGGTAGACATCGGTCTGGATGGTGATGTCGCGACCGCGAATCTGCTCGGGCGCCGCGTACTCGATGGTCATCGGGCGCTCGTCCGAGCGCGTGACCGCGGCGGGGCGTGAGCTCGAGTCGCCGAGCAGCTTGGCGATGCCGAAGTCGAGCAGCTTCACGCGACCCTGGCCATCGACGAGTAGGTTCGAGGGCTTCACATCGCGGTGGATGATGAGCTTGCCGTGGGCGTACTGAAGGGCGCGGGCCACGTCGAGCACCAGGCGCACGCGCGACTCCACATCCAGGCGCTGCCAACGGCAGTACTCGGTGATCCGCCGGCCCTCGACGTACTCCATGATGAAGTAGGCGCGGCCCTCGTCCGTCTGGCCGGCGTCGTAGAGGGCGGCGATCGAGCGGTGGTCGAGGCTCGCGAGGACCTGTTGCTCGGTGCGGAAGCGCACCTGTTCGATGTCGTCGCTGACGGTGCTGCGCAGGAGCTTGACGGCGACGAACTGCTCGAAGGCACCGTCGGCGCGCTCGCCGAGGTACACCATGCCCATGCCGCCTTCGCCGAGCTTGCGCACGAGGCGGTAGTGGCCGACGACGCGGCCGGCCATGTTCTGCTTCTCGCGCTCGCGATCGGCGAGCACGCGCAAGGCGTCGTCCGCGACGCTCTCATCCAGGGGGGAGGTGGCCTCGTCGGCGTTGAGCATCAGCTCAACCTGCTCACGCAGGGCGATGTCCTCGCCGCAGGCCTCGTCCAGCACCTGCTGGCGCTCTTCGGCCGGGGCCGCCCACACGCGGTCGACCACCCTTTGGATGTCGTCCCAACGTTCGGGGGTGAGCTGGCGAATGGTGTCGCTCATGGTCCTCGGGTCCCGCGGCGGCGCGCGCAGCCGTCCTCCTGGAGATGATACACAGATGCGTCGGCGGCCCGACGCCCATGCTGCGCCTGCGATGCTACTATCCTTCGCCTGGGGGTCGAAACGTGGAGCAGGCCGTGGTCAACGCCATCGCACGAGTGCAAGAGGGGGCTTCTTGAGGGACGCGGCACAGGCCATCCGTGAGGCCGTGGAAAGCCCCGCCATCGCGCGGGTCATCGAAGAGGAGAAGCTGCCGGAGAGCTACCGCGGCGCCCTGCGCGAGCACATCGCACCTGTCGCCACAGCAATCCTCCGCGCCCTCGACGCGGCATCGCGACCTCTGCTGATCGGCATCAACGGCTGCCAGGGCAGCGGCAAGTCGACCCTGGCGCGGTTCCTGGCCGTGTTGCTGGAGCAGGCCGGCGGGCTGCGCTGCCCGGAGGTCTCGATCGACGATCTCTACCTTCCCCGAGCTGATCGAATCGCCCTCGGCCAGCAGGTGCATCCGCTGCTCGCCACGCGCGGGGTGCCCGGCACGCACGATCTCCCGCTCGGTCGCACCGTGCTTGAACGCTTGCTGTCGCCCTCGCGGGCTGAGGACGTGGCGATTCCGCGGTTTCTGAAGTCCATCGACGATCGGGCGCCCGCCGATCAGTGGTCGCGCTGGCAGGGAGCGACCGACGCGGTGCTGTTCGAAGGCTGGTGCGTGGCCTGTACGCCGCAGGAGGCGTCGGCCCTCGACGAGCCGATCAACGCCCTCGAGGCGGAGGAGGACCGGGACGGTGAATGGCGCCGTTATGTGAATCGCAGCCTTCGCGAGGACTACCCAGCGCTATTCGGCCCCATCGACTTTCTCGTCTTCCTGCGCGCGCCGTCCTTCGAGTGCGTGCACCAATGGCGGCGCAAGCAGGAGGAGAAGTTGACCCAACGCTTGCGCGATGAGAACGCGCCGCCCGAGGCGTTCTCCCGGGTGATGAGCAACGCCGAGCTCACCCGCTTCATCCAGCACTACGAGCGGCTCACCCGGCACATGCTCAGCGATCTCGGCGAGCGCGCCCAGGCCATCATCGATCTGGCCGAGGACCACCGCTTGGTGGGTCATCAGCTACGGGGCAACCCGGGGAGCTCGGGAGCGACGCATGCCTGAGCCGCTGGTGGTCTACACGGACCTCGACGGCACCCTGCTCGACCATTTCACCTATGACTGGTCGCCGGCGGCACCGGTGTTGGATCGCCTGGCGCGCCTCGGCGTCCCCGTGGTGATGGTCACCAGCAAAGCGCGAGGTGAGGTGTCTGAGCTCGCACAAGCGCTCGACAACCCCCATCCCTACATCGTCGAGAACGGCGCCATCTCGGTGATTCCCGCGGGCTACTTCGGCGAGGCGGGCATCCACCCTCGCGGGCCGCGCGAGCCCGTGGACGTGCAGTATCACGGCCCGACCCGCGCGCAACTCACGGACCAGATCCTGCAGTTGCGCGAGCGTCTCGGCATCAAGTTCGAGACCTTCGGGGAGCTCGGCTACGGCGGCATCGCCGAGCACACGGGCTTGTCTTTGCAGGCGGCGGCCAAGGCCGATGATCGCGAGGCATCCGAGCCTTTGCTCTGGCTCGAGGAGGATCCTATCGAGCTAGTGCGTTTTCGCCAGGCCTTGCGTGAGCGCGACCTCAATTGCGTACGTGGCGGACGCTTCGTGCACGTGCTCGGCCCCGTGGACAAGGCCCGCTCCGTGGCCATGATGCACGGCCAGTACGAGCGTCGCCTGGCCCGGGCGCCGCGGCGGGTGGTGCTGGGCGACGGGCCCAACGACCTTGCCATGTTGGGGCAGGCGGATGTGGCCGTGGTGATCCCCGGGCATCATGATCAGGACATGACGCTGCCGGAGGGCGCCCGCGCCGAGGTGCTGCGACCGTCGCACGCCGGGCCCAAGGGGTGGGCGGAGGCGATGGAAGACGTGCTAGAACGTTACGGATACGACGAGACTTCAGGGGAGTAGAGGGACTTGGCCGATTTTCATCAGAACGGGACCGTCACCACGCTGCACAACTTGACGCGCAGGCCCGTGGAGTACGTCGAGGCGGATCTCCAGCGCTTCTCCCGCTATCGCCCTCTCGGCCTGGTGCTGCCGTCGCTGTACTCCGAGCTGCAGCAACCGGCCCTGGCCAACATCGTCGACGAGCTGACCCACGTGAACTACCTGAACCAGGTGGTGATCGGCCTCGACCGCGCCAACGAGCTGCAGTACCGCGAAGCCCTGCGCTACTTCGGACGACTCCCCCAACACCACCGCGTGCTGTGGAACGAGGGCCCACGCCTGCAAGCGATCGACGCCCAGCTGCGCCGCGAAGGGCTCGCGCCCACGGAGCTCGGCAAGGGCCGCAACGTCTGGTACTGCTACGGCTACGTGCTGGCCACCGGCATGGCGGAGAGCATCGCCCTGCACGATTGCGACATCGTCACCTACGATCGCAGCCTGCTCGCGCGCCTGTTGTACCCCGTGGCGAACTCGAGCTTCAGCTATGAGTTCTGTAAGGGCTACTACGCGCGCACGTCCACCTCAGCCATGAACGGCCGCGTGAGCCGTCTGTTGGTCACGCCCATGATCCGCGCCCTGAAGACGGTGTGCGGCAGCAGTGAATTCCTCGATTACCTGGATAGCTTCCGTTACCCCTTGGCCGGTGAGTTCAGCCTGCGCAAGGACGTGATCCAGGATCTGCGCATCCCGTCGGACTGGGGCCTTGAGATCGGCGTGCTCAGCGAGATGGCGCGCAACTACGCCAACAACCGTATCTGTCAGGCGGACATCGCCGATCGCTACGACCACAAGCACCAGGTGCTGAGCCCCGAGGACGCCTCGAAGGGGCTGTCGAAGATGAGCATCGACATCATGAAGGCCTTCTTCCGCAAGCTCGCCACCCAGGGCGAGACCTTCTCGATGGATCGCTTCCGCACCATCAAGGCGACCTACTTCCGCATCGCCCTGGACTTCATCGAGACCTATCAGAACGATGCCCTGTTCAACGGTCTTCGCTACGACCGCCACCAGGAAGAGACGGCGGTGGAGATGTTCGCGAGTAACGTGATGGCCGCGGGCGACTACTTCCTGCGCAACCCGGAAGAGGCGCCGTTCATCGCGCCGTGGAACCGCGTGATCAACGCTATCCCCGACATTCTGGAGCAGCTTGCCGAGGCGGTCGAAGAGGACACGATCGAGTTCCGCGAGGGGGAGGGCGCCGCGTGAGCTCGACCTTGCCACCGCGCAGCGCGGGCGGCGGGGCCAGGGGCGAACTGCTGGCACGCGTCCAACAGCACCTCTCGGTCATCTACCCCGACCTCGATGCCATCACCTGGGGCCATCGCCTGATCGAAGCGATCGGTGGTGATTCCGATGCCCTGTCCGTGCCGCAGCCGTTCGTGAACCACTGGGACGAGCGCGACGCGATCATCATCACCTACGGCAACTCGGTAACCCGCGAGGGTGAAGCGCCCCTGCAGACCCTGCGACGCTTCCTCAACGATCACCTGTCGGATGCGGTGAGCGGCGTGCACATCCTGCCGTTCTTCCCCTACAGCTCCGACGATGGGTTCGCCGTCATCAACTACCTGCAGGTGAACGACGCCCTAGGCGATTGGGAGGATATCCGCGAGATCGCCGAGGAGTTCGACCTGATGGCGGACCTCGTCATCAACCACGCCTCGGCGCGCTCGGGCTGGTTCGAGAACTTCAAGAAGCGGATCGACCCGGGCCTGAACTACTTCGTCGAGGTGGACCCGGACTCGGACGTCTCGATGGTCGTGCGACCACGGCCGTCGCCGCTCCTGCAGACCGTCCAGACCCTCGACGGCGAGCGCACTGTCTGGTGCACCTTCGGCCCGGACCAGGTGGACCTGAACTTCGCCAACCCCCAGGTGCTTTGGGAGTTCGTGAATATCTTAGGTCGCTACCTCGATGTGGGCGTGCGCACCTTGCGCATGGATGCCGTGGCTTTCCTGTGGAAGGAGATCGGCACCCCTTGCATCCACTTGCGTCGCACCCACGAGATCATCAAGTTGCTGCGCACGCTGGCGGAGTTCCGCCGACCCGACGTGCTGGTGATCACCGAGACCAACGTCCCCAACCGCGACAACCTGACTTACTTCGGCAACGCCAACGAAGCCCACGCCATCTACAACTTCTCCCTGCCGCCGCTGCTCGTGCACACCATGCTGAGCGGCAACTGCCGGCACCTGAAGACCTGGATGATGAGCATGCCGCCGGCCCAGCACGGCACCACGTACCTTAACTTCATCGCCTCCCACGACGGCATCGGCCTGCGTCCCGCGGAAGGGTTGCTGAGCGATGAGGAGCTGGCCAGCATGATCGACGCCTTGCGTGCCTACGGCGCCGAGGTGTCGATGCGAGCGGGGCCCGATGGGGCGCTCAAGCCCTACGAGGTGAACATCTCGCTGATCGACGCGATGGCGGGCACGGCTGCCGGTCAACGCGATCGCTGGCAGTTCGAGCGCTTCATCTGCATGCACCTCATGATGCTGGGCCTCGAGGGCATTCCGGCGATCTACGTGCACAGCTTCCTGGCGACGCCTAACGATCACGACCTGTTCGCGCGCTCCGGGCGGGCGCGCTCGATCA
This Pseudomonadota bacterium DNA region includes the following protein-coding sequences:
- a CDS encoding glycosyl transferase, translated to MADFHQNGTVTTLHNLTRRPVEYVEADLQRFSRYRPLGLVLPSLYSELQQPALANIVDELTHVNYLNQVVIGLDRANELQYREALRYFGRLPQHHRVLWNEGPRLQAIDAQLRREGLAPTELGKGRNVWYCYGYVLATGMAESIALHDCDIVTYDRSLLARLLYPVANSSFSYEFCKGYYARTSTSAMNGRVSRLLVTPMIRALKTVCGSSEFLDYLDSFRYPLAGEFSLRKDVIQDLRIPSDWGLEIGVLSEMARNYANNRICQADIADRYDHKHQVLSPEDASKGLSKMSIDIMKAFFRKLATQGETFSMDRFRTIKATYFRIALDFIETYQNDALFNGLRYDRHQEETAVEMFASNVMAAGDYFLRNPEEAPFIAPWNRVINAIPDILEQLAEAVEEDTIEFREGEGAA
- a CDS encoding sugar phosphorylase; this translates as MSSTLPPRSAGGGARGELLARVQQHLSVIYPDLDAITWGHRLIEAIGGDSDALSVPQPFVNHWDERDAIIITYGNSVTREGEAPLQTLRRFLNDHLSDAVSGVHILPFFPYSSDDGFAVINYLQVNDALGDWEDIREIAEEFDLMADLVINHASARSGWFENFKKRIDPGLNYFVEVDPDSDVSMVVRPRPSPLLQTVQTLDGERTVWCTFGPDQVDLNFANPQVLWEFVNILGRYLDVGVRTLRMDAVAFLWKEIGTPCIHLRRTHEIIKLLRTLAEFRRPDVLVITETNVPNRDNLTYFGNANEAHAIYNFSLPPLLVHTMLSGNCRHLKTWMMSMPPAQHGTTYLNFIASHDGIGLRPAEGLLSDEELASMIDALRAYGAEVSMRAGPDGALKPYEVNISLIDAMAGTAAGQRDRWQFERFICMHLMMLGLEGIPAIYVHSFLATPNDHDLFARSGRARSINRHQWPEEELSEQLADETSLHARVLRELSRSLAIRRRQPAFHPNATQFTLHLGLELFAYFRQSTDRSQSIFCVYNVTDRPQVLSLADVNLISTDQWIDLLSGTQVTALAGEMTLAPYQGIWLSNRAFGVALPGLRA